A genomic window from Bicyclus anynana chromosome 11, ilBicAnyn1.1, whole genome shotgun sequence includes:
- the LOC112053758 gene encoding DNA-directed RNA polymerase III subunit RPC5 has translation MEEEDPVVQEIPVFLSQALAEHLYIYQYPVRPANRDWKDVKVTNASIKPKNHIVRMEIGLDTYSDKYCPSKGEQIALNTDGPQESRYMKDKERERSQYFRDGIMDKIVYESSSPCVESQHYAVAILQDKELHCTPIQGILQLRPSYSYFDKQDKRKADKSKTENSDDEEKEPEAQQVTVKFERVETDVAKKAREKSYESVSQRIANEPWYDALWKHSDTDHADLERLKLFSANSSDGSALTLKSAEYVRALVPPSADEAEMAPAKRSSLQDQIKELLINAKLMTFNELRSTVRCEQRPVSEYALLTALGAAACCVRGLWAPRSQELYTRDSPAPPRLMCAARDHVLYLFTQHSYVDRRKIAAAVRLPPQEVLEILRSVAKYNPKTGWELLLPPDTSFEAKYPDLVQRQNHYWEARQRQFNEMLIGENAPKRQRKKSQRDSVSSDTMMSPKLRHNSVSEEDSERKRHKNKSVSGSGKRTRNISSSSVTDT, from the exons ATGGAAGAAGAAGATCCAGTTGTACAAGAG ATTCCCGTATTCTTATCTCAAGCGTTGGCGGAACATTTGTACATTTACCAGTATCCGGTAAGACCGGCTAATAGGGACTGGAAAGACGTTAAAGTGACCAATGCGTCTATAAAACCAAAGAACCATATTGTACGGATGGAAATAGGTCTAGACACCTACAGCGATAAATACTGCCCCTCCAAGGGAGAACAAATAGCTCTCAATACAGATGGACCTCAG GAATCTCGATACATGAAAGATAAAGAACGGGAGAGGTCTCAATACTTCAGAGATGGAATTATGGACAAGATTGTTTATGAGAGCAGTTCCCCCTGTGTGGAGTCACAGCACTATGCCGTTGCTATATTACAAGACAAGGAGCTTCATTGTACTCCTATACAAG GTATATTGCAGCTGAGACCGTCTTATTCATACTTTGATAAACAAGACAAAAGAAAGGCGGACAAAAGCAAAACTGAAAACTCTGATGATGAGGAAAAGGAACCTGAAGCTCAGCAG GTCACAGTAAAATTCGAGCGCGTAGAAACCGACGTGGCCAAGAAAGCCCGTGAGAAGTCCTACGAGTCAGTCAGTCAGCGTATCGCGAACGAGCCGTGGTATGACGCTCTCTGGAAGCATTCGGACACTGATCATGCTGAT TTGGAACGCCTAAAACTATTCAGCGCTAACTCGTCAGATGGCTCAGCTCTGACGCTGAAGTCGGCAGAGTACGTGCGCGCTCTAGTGCCGCCCTCCGCTGACGAGGCGGAGATGGCGCCAGCGAAGAGGTCATCATTGCAGGACCAGATCAAGGAATTGTTGATTAATG cGAAACTGATGACCTTCAACGAGCTACGTAGCACTGTACGGTGCGAGCAGCGCCCAGTGAGCGAGTACGCGCTGCTCACCGCGCTGGGCGCCGCGGCGTGCTGCGTGCGCGGGCTGTGGGCGCCGCGCTCACAGGAGCTGTACACGAGGGACTCGCCCGCGCCGCCGAGACTCATGTGCGCCGCCAGGGACCATGTG CTATACCTGTTCACGCAACATTCATACGTTGACCGACGGAAGATAGCCGCAGCAGTCCGCTTACCACCACAAGAAGTACTGGAAATACTGCGTTCTGTAGCTAAATACAACCCCAAAACCGGTTGGGAACTCCTCCTACCACCTGACACATCCTTCGAGGCCAAATACCCAGATTTAGTGCAACGACAGAACCATTATTGGGAGGCAAGACAACGACAGTTCAACGAAATGTTGATAGGAGAGAACGCACCGAAGAGGCAACGGAAGAAGTCTCAAAGGGACTCGGTCAGTTCTGACACAATGATGAGTCCGAAGTTGAGGCACAACAGTGTCAGTGAAGAGGACAGTGAAAGGAAAAGGCACAAGAACAAATCGGTCAGTGGCAGTGGGAAACGGACTAGGAACATCAGTTCCAGCAGTGTCACCGATACGTGA